A genomic window from Gemmatimonadaceae bacterium includes:
- a CDS encoding PhzF family phenazine biosynthesis protein produces MRYLTLDVFTATPFGGNQLAVFPDATGIPEELLLPITREFNFSEVTFVYPAADAEHTRRVRIFTPEKEMPFAGHPTIGTAAALALVEGALDGAQRGTLRLDLKIGTVPVDVRIEGEALAWAELSAAKMPEVGPSVPTLNTMAEILSLDAKDLVGGALSPQAVSCGYPFLLVPLKTVDAVQRARVRVDLWEQTLKRAWAPEILVAARDAESGEQHWRARMFAPGINVPEDPATGSAIAAFGGWLAMKDSKADGEFAWTVRQGIEMGRPSLLEVRATKAAGAVTTVRVAGRAVLIGEGTLRLPTR; encoded by the coding sequence ATGCGTTATCTCACGCTTGACGTCTTCACGGCCACGCCCTTCGGCGGCAACCAGCTCGCCGTCTTTCCGGACGCGACCGGCATCCCCGAAGAGTTGCTGCTCCCCATCACGCGGGAGTTCAACTTCTCCGAGGTGACCTTCGTGTATCCGGCCGCCGACGCCGAGCACACGCGGCGCGTGCGGATCTTCACGCCGGAGAAGGAAATGCCCTTCGCCGGGCATCCGACGATCGGCACGGCGGCGGCGCTGGCGCTCGTGGAAGGTGCACTCGATGGCGCGCAGCGCGGCACGCTGCGCCTCGACCTCAAGATCGGGACGGTGCCCGTGGACGTGCGCATCGAGGGCGAGGCGCTGGCCTGGGCGGAGCTGTCGGCAGCCAAGATGCCCGAGGTCGGCCCGAGCGTCCCGACGCTGAACACGATGGCCGAGATCCTGTCGCTGGACGCCAAGGATCTCGTGGGCGGCGCGCTCTCGCCACAGGCCGTCTCCTGCGGCTATCCGTTCCTGCTCGTGCCGCTCAAGACGGTGGACGCCGTGCAGCGCGCCCGCGTGCGCGTGGACCTGTGGGAGCAGACGCTCAAGCGTGCCTGGGCACCGGAGATCCTCGTCGCGGCGCGCGACGCCGAGTCCGGCGAGCAACACTGGCGCGCCCGGATGTTCGCGCCCGGCATCAACGTACCGGAGGATCCCGCCACCGGGTCGGCGATCGCGGCCTTTGGCGGCTGGCTGGCGATGAAGGACTCCAAGGCCGACGGCGAGTTCGCGTGGACCGTGCGCCAGGGCATCGAGATGGGGCGGCCGAGCCTGCTCGAGGTGCGCGCGACCAAGGCGGCGGGCGCGGTGACGACGGTGCGCGTGGCCGGCCGCGCGGTGCTAATCGGCGAAGGGACGCTGCGGCTGCCTACTCGGTGA
- the pruA gene encoding L-glutamate gamma-semialdehyde dehydrogenase, translated as MSTFSPSGVRQLPPTVNEPIRSYAPGTKERVALQARLKAMEAERPDIPVVVHGEERRRGDSSTATSPHKHHHATATWHHATAEDVRDAIDSGRKAWREWSEWTWEERAAVFLKAADLLAGPWRDTINAATMLGQSKNVYQSEIDAACEMTDFFRFNVQFARELYAEQPVSAPGMWNQSEYRALEGFVYAVTPFNFTAIGGNLAGAPALMGNTVLWKPAASAMLSAWYTLQLLHEAGLPKGVINFVPGDPVMISDIALTHRDLAGVHFTGSTGVFNSMWSTIGANMGKYRSYPRIVGETGGKDFMLAHPSADVEAFAVGVVRGAFEYQGQKCSACSRIYVPKSIWPEVKARIVAMIDEITVGDVSDFSHFMGAVIDRRAFDRISGYLADAKQNAKIVAGGKADGSEGWFVRPTLVETSDPKYRLMCEEIFGPIVTAYVYDDAKWEETLKLVDETSDYALTGAVFAQDRAAVKQAHAALRHSAGNFYVNDKCTGAVVGQQPFGGARASGTNDKAGSKLNLLRWVSARTVKETFVPPKDYRYPHMG; from the coding sequence ATGTCTACGTTCTCGCCCAGCGGCGTCCGCCAGCTTCCGCCGACCGTCAACGAGCCGATTCGCAGCTACGCTCCCGGCACCAAGGAGCGCGTCGCCCTGCAGGCCCGCCTCAAGGCAATGGAGGCCGAGCGCCCCGACATTCCGGTGGTCGTGCACGGCGAGGAACGTCGCCGCGGCGACAGCTCGACGGCGACCTCACCGCACAAGCATCACCACGCCACGGCCACCTGGCATCACGCCACCGCCGAGGACGTGCGCGACGCCATCGACAGCGGCCGCAAGGCGTGGCGGGAATGGAGCGAGTGGACCTGGGAAGAGCGCGCCGCCGTCTTCCTCAAGGCGGCCGACCTCCTCGCCGGCCCGTGGCGCGACACCATCAACGCCGCCACGATGCTCGGCCAGTCCAAGAACGTCTACCAGTCGGAGATCGACGCCGCCTGCGAGATGACGGACTTCTTCCGCTTCAACGTCCAGTTCGCCCGCGAACTGTACGCGGAGCAGCCGGTGAGCGCGCCCGGGATGTGGAACCAGAGCGAGTACCGCGCGCTCGAGGGCTTCGTCTACGCGGTGACGCCGTTCAACTTCACGGCCATCGGCGGCAACCTCGCCGGCGCGCCGGCGCTGATGGGCAACACCGTGCTCTGGAAGCCCGCCGCCAGCGCGATGCTCTCGGCCTGGTACACGCTGCAGCTGCTGCACGAGGCCGGTCTGCCGAAGGGCGTAATCAACTTCGTGCCCGGCGACCCGGTGATGATCAGCGACATCGCGCTCACGCACCGCGACTTGGCCGGCGTGCACTTCACCGGCTCCACCGGCGTGTTCAACTCGATGTGGAGCACCATCGGCGCGAATATGGGCAAGTACCGCTCCTACCCTCGCATCGTCGGCGAGACGGGCGGCAAGGACTTTATGCTCGCGCACCCCTCGGCTGACGTGGAGGCCTTCGCCGTCGGCGTCGTGCGCGGCGCCTTCGAATACCAGGGGCAGAAGTGCTCGGCCTGCTCGCGCATCTACGTGCCCAAGAGCATCTGGCCGGAGGTCAAAGCGCGCATCGTCGCGATGATCGACGAGATCACCGTCGGCGACGTCAGCGACTTCTCGCACTTTATGGGCGCCGTCATCGACCGCCGCGCCTTCGACCGCATCAGCGGCTACCTCGCCGACGCCAAGCAGAACGCCAAGATCGTCGCCGGTGGCAAGGCCGACGGCAGCGAAGGCTGGTTCGTGCGGCCGACCTTGGTCGAGACCAGCGACCCGAAGTACCGCCTGATGTGCGAGGAGATCTTCGGCCCCATCGTCACCGCCTATGTGTACGACGACGCCAAGTGGGAGGAGACGCTCAAGCTGGTGGATGAGACCTCCGACTACGCGCTCACCGGCGCCGTTTTCGCGCAGGACCGTGCGGCGGTGAAGCAGGCGCACGCCGCGCTGCGCCACAGCGCCGGCAACTTCTACGTGAACGACAAGTGCACCGGGGCGGTGGTCGGTCAGCAGCCCTTCGGCGGTGCCCGCGCCTCTGGCACCAACGACAAGGCCGGCTCCAAGCTCAACCTGCTGCGCTGGGTGAGCGCGCGGACGGTGAAGGAGACCTTCGTACCGCCGAAGGATTATCGCTACCCACATATGGGCTAA
- a CDS encoding response regulator → MRPPLRILLADDDLAMRDLLKTVLEAYDHEVVVHADGAAVWAAYEAEPSALVVLDWEMPGLDGLEVCRRIRQHPAGELSYVLLITARTKSADLEDVLAAGADDYLPKPVTAGDIAARLRIAERRIEVAAARRSAEEELRKARYLAGVGEVSLALQHEINNPLAALLTTATIIKEGMVEPSEIPASLTVIEEQAKRIVEVVKRLREVQTDQSVEYARGQRMVDLSGRHLR, encoded by the coding sequence GTGAGGCCGCCCCTGCGCATCCTGCTGGCCGACGACGATCTCGCAATGCGCGATCTGCTGAAGACCGTGCTCGAGGCCTACGACCACGAAGTCGTCGTGCACGCCGACGGCGCGGCGGTGTGGGCGGCCTACGAGGCCGAGCCCAGCGCACTGGTGGTGCTCGACTGGGAGATGCCGGGGCTCGACGGCCTCGAGGTCTGTCGGCGGATCCGCCAGCACCCCGCCGGCGAACTCAGCTACGTGCTGCTCATCACGGCCCGCACTAAGTCGGCCGATCTCGAGGACGTGCTCGCCGCTGGCGCCGACGACTACCTGCCGAAGCCGGTGACCGCCGGCGACATCGCCGCGCGCCTGCGCATCGCCGAACGGCGCATCGAGGTCGCGGCCGCGCGGCGCAGCGCCGAGGAGGAACTGCGCAAGGCTCGCTACCTGGCCGGCGTCGGCGAGGTGTCGTTGGCGCTGCAGCACGAGATCAACAACCCACTCGCGGCCCTGCTGACCACGGCGACGATCATCAAGGAAGGGATGGTCGAGCCCTCCGAGATCCCGGCCAGCCTCACCGTGATCGAGGAGCAGGCCAAGCGCATCGTCGAGGTGGTGAAACGCCTGCGCGAAGTGCAGACAGACCAGAGCGTTGAGTACGCGCGTGGTCAGCGGATGGTAGACTTGAGCGGCCGCCACCTCCGGTGA
- a CDS encoding deoxyribonuclease IV, whose product MSATPLIGVHPADEGGMPMAIRRAAAAGAEAVQVFTAPPTYYNEKVSLKPPKVATVHAALAEVGLAPRAMFVHAAYVLNTASAEEEKARRAASGLAKEFERTTALGAFGCCFHPGSAGERAPEDAAVQVGHAIVQALEAVPETASGTRVLIENTAGVGRTLGRTPEEIALMLAQVPAALRHRTGYGLDTCHLFAAGHPIHESAARLGEVLDTFERTIGEPPAFFHLNDSQHPFGSNKDRHALLGEGQLGAEPFRWLLADPRTRGIPCILETPSERKTVDDGDASADPADLRMMALLRGFLGA is encoded by the coding sequence GTGAGTGCGACACCGCTGATCGGCGTGCATCCGGCCGACGAGGGCGGGATGCCGATGGCGATTCGCCGCGCCGCGGCCGCGGGTGCGGAGGCGGTGCAGGTGTTCACGGCGCCGCCGACGTACTACAACGAGAAGGTCTCGCTCAAGCCGCCCAAGGTCGCCACGGTGCACGCCGCGCTGGCCGAGGTGGGCCTCGCGCCGCGCGCGATGTTCGTACACGCGGCCTACGTGCTCAACACCGCGTCGGCCGAGGAAGAGAAGGCGCGGCGTGCCGCCAGCGGCCTCGCCAAGGAGTTCGAGCGCACGACGGCGCTCGGGGCCTTCGGCTGCTGCTTTCATCCCGGGTCCGCCGGCGAGCGTGCACCCGAGGACGCCGCCGTGCAGGTCGGGCACGCCATCGTGCAGGCGCTCGAGGCAGTGCCCGAGACTGCATCCGGCACGCGCGTGCTGATCGAGAACACCGCCGGCGTCGGCCGCACCTTGGGCCGCACGCCCGAGGAGATCGCGCTGATGCTGGCGCAGGTGCCCGCCGCCCTGCGTCACCGCACGGGGTACGGGCTCGACACCTGCCACCTGTTCGCGGCCGGCCATCCGATTCACGAGAGCGCCGCGCGGCTCGGCGAGGTGCTCGATACCTTCGAGCGGACCATCGGCGAGCCGCCGGCGTTCTTCCACCTGAACGACAGCCAGCATCCCTTTGGCTCGAACAAGGACCGGCACGCATTGCTCGGCGAGGGACAGCTCGGTGCCGAGCCGTTCCGGTGGTTGCTGGCGGACCCGCGTACGAGGGGGATTCCCTGTATTCTCGAGACGCCGTCAGAGCGGAAAACGGTGGACGACGGTGATGCCAGCGCCGACCCCGCCGACCTGCGGATGATGGCGCTCCTGAGGGGATTTCTCGGCGCCTGA
- the lepB gene encoding signal peptidase I → MAPKKRPSKAVPKNVVAAVRAGDAPRFDARKFWEGFKSIAATVAIFLLLRTFLIEAYRIPSGSMIPSMLIGDWLFVNKLRYGPHVPFTKINLPGYAEPRRGEIVVFISPYQVDQPEDPTPILVKRLIGMPGDTIYSRAGVVHVNGEPQRLGFQTADRSGTPGDEWHPLFEWQRRIAVDSSRFGPPPARPTLDDWGPLLIPEGYLWMMGDNRYQSKDSRFWGIVPRENVRGRPLFVYYSWNADDSDRPLPFLTDIRWSRIGHILR, encoded by the coding sequence ATGGCACCCAAGAAGCGCCCGTCCAAGGCCGTCCCCAAGAACGTCGTCGCTGCGGTCCGCGCCGGCGATGCGCCTCGCTTCGACGCCCGCAAGTTCTGGGAAGGCTTCAAATCGATCGCGGCGACCGTCGCCATCTTCCTGCTCCTGCGCACCTTCCTCATCGAGGCCTACCGCATCCCGTCCGGCTCGATGATTCCGTCGATGCTGATCGGCGACTGGCTGTTCGTAAACAAGCTTCGCTACGGGCCGCACGTGCCGTTCACCAAGATCAACCTGCCGGGCTACGCCGAGCCGCGGCGCGGCGAGATCGTCGTGTTCATCTCGCCGTACCAGGTGGACCAGCCCGAGGACCCGACGCCGATCCTCGTGAAGCGGCTCATCGGGATGCCGGGGGACACGATTTACTCGCGCGCCGGCGTCGTGCACGTCAACGGCGAGCCGCAGCGCTTGGGCTTCCAGACAGCCGACCGCTCGGGCACGCCGGGCGACGAGTGGCATCCGTTGTTCGAATGGCAACGCCGCATCGCGGTCGACTCCTCGCGCTTCGGTCCGCCGCCCGCCAGGCCCACGCTCGACGACTGGGGCCCGCTGCTCATCCCCGAGGGCTATCTCTGGATGATGGGTGATAACCGCTACCAGTCCAAGGACTCGCGCTTCTGGGGCATCGTGCCGCGTGAGAACGTGCGCGGCCGCCCGCTCTTCGTGTACTACTCCTGGAACGCCGACGACTCCGACCGGCCGCTGCCGTTCTTGACGGACATCCGCTGGTCGCGCATCGGACATATCCTACGATGA
- a CDS encoding RidA family protein, translated as MTTRASLLLCLTVGLAFGAGLYLSSRSAAPSAAAAGAADLAYLTPFGTPTRPFSPAVRVGDVIFLSGQIGTDPGANASAVVPGGIEAETRQTMDNIKRTVEAVGSSMDKVVKCTVMMADMAEWDRMNAVYREYFSPGRLPARSAFGTSGLALGARVEIECIAAR; from the coding sequence ATGACCACCCGCGCGTCGCTGCTGCTCTGCCTCACGGTGGGCCTCGCCTTCGGAGCGGGCCTGTACCTCAGCAGTCGGTCCGCGGCACCGTCGGCCGCGGCGGCCGGCGCCGCCGACCTCGCCTACCTCACGCCCTTCGGCACGCCGACGCGCCCCTTTTCGCCTGCCGTGCGCGTCGGCGACGTCATCTTCCTCTCCGGACAGATCGGCACCGACCCCGGCGCCAATGCCAGCGCGGTGGTGCCTGGCGGCATCGAGGCCGAGACGCGGCAGACGATGGACAACATCAAGCGCACGGTCGAGGCCGTCGGCTCCTCGATGGACAAGGTCGTGAAGTGCACGGTGATGATGGCCGATATGGCCGAGTGGGACCGGATGAACGCGGTCTACCGCGAGTACTTCTCACCGGGTCGCCTGCCGGCGCGCTCGGCCTTCGGTACCAGCGGACTCGCGCTCGGCGCACGTGTGGAGATCGAATGCATCGCCGCCCGCTGA
- a CDS encoding aminopeptidase P family protein: MPRARRMLLLLQFASVFSLPSSVSAQTRPFGTLREQAATRQAWLEKRLTTVLPAVMRRHGVDAWVIPMREYNEDPMFSSLVSPTTFAARRRTIYVFFDKCAASAASDPGDGSCVERIALGGTSQGGLYEARRAMAAVDAGAEARQAELVGAEQWNALRSVLEERDPKRIAINVSRNFAFSDGLTAGERDGMSEALGARWTSRFTSVDALALDFIATRLPEEAEFYRELQTLVWQLTERMFSSEAVTPGVTRTSDLVWWWRQQVNDLGLGTWFQPSVSVQRRGVSAAQLGDDPIIQRGDVLHCDVGIVALGLATDTQHNGYVLLPGETAPPPGLVRALHNANRLQDITMEELRPGRSGNEVLAAALARMRSEGLNGTLYSHPIGTHGHGAGSLVGRWDAQEGTGAQGDAKVIANMWYSIELQVTTPVPEWGGQPVRMAQEEDAIIGPDGRTRWALRRQSNLFLVK; encoded by the coding sequence ATGCCGAGAGCCCGCAGGATGCTGTTGCTGTTGCAGTTCGCTTCCGTCTTCAGTCTTCCGTCCTCCGTCTCCGCCCAGACCCGCCCCTTCGGCACGCTGCGCGAGCAGGCGGCGACTCGGCAGGCCTGGCTGGAGAAGCGCCTCACCACCGTCCTGCCAGCCGTGATGCGTCGGCACGGCGTGGATGCCTGGGTGATCCCGATGCGCGAGTACAACGAGGACCCGATGTTCTCGTCGCTGGTATCGCCGACGACCTTCGCCGCGCGACGCCGAACGATCTACGTCTTCTTCGACAAGTGCGCCGCCAGCGCTGCCAGCGATCCCGGCGATGGGTCCTGCGTCGAGCGCATCGCCCTCGGCGGCACCTCGCAGGGCGGCCTCTACGAGGCACGCCGCGCGATGGCGGCCGTTGACGCCGGGGCCGAGGCGCGACAGGCCGAGTTGGTGGGCGCCGAGCAGTGGAACGCGCTGCGGAGCGTGCTCGAGGAGCGCGACCCCAAGCGCATCGCCATCAACGTGTCGCGCAACTTCGCCTTCTCCGACGGCCTCACCGCCGGTGAGCGCGACGGGATGAGCGAGGCGCTCGGCGCGCGCTGGACCTCGCGCTTCACCAGCGTGGACGCGCTGGCGCTGGACTTCATCGCCACGCGCCTGCCGGAGGAGGCGGAGTTCTACCGCGAGCTGCAGACGTTGGTCTGGCAACTGACGGAGCGGATGTTCTCGAGCGAGGCCGTGACGCCGGGCGTGACCCGCACCAGCGACCTGGTGTGGTGGTGGCGGCAGCAGGTCAACGACCTCGGGCTCGGCACCTGGTTCCAGCCCAGCGTGAGCGTGCAGCGGCGCGGCGTGAGCGCGGCGCAGCTCGGCGACGATCCCATCATCCAGCGCGGCGATGTGCTGCACTGCGACGTCGGCATCGTGGCCCTCGGCCTCGCCACCGACACGCAGCACAACGGCTACGTGCTGCTGCCGGGCGAGACGGCGCCGCCTCCCGGCTTGGTGCGCGCGTTGCACAACGCCAACCGCCTGCAGGACATTACGATGGAGGAGCTGCGGCCAGGTCGCAGCGGCAACGAGGTGCTGGCCGCGGCCTTGGCGCGGATGCGAAGCGAGGGCCTCAACGGCACACTGTACTCGCACCCCATCGGGACACACGGTCACGGCGCCGGTTCGCTGGTGGGGCGCTGGGACGCGCAGGAGGGCACGGGCGCGCAGGGCGACGCCAAGGTGATCGCCAATATGTGGTACTCGATCGAGCTGCAGGTGACCACGCCGGTGCCCGAGTGGGGCGGCCAGCCGGTGCGGATGGCGCAGGAGGAGGATGCCATCATCGGCCCCGACGGCCGCACACGCTGGGCCCTGCGCCGGCAGTCGAACCTTTTCCTCGTCAAGTGA
- a CDS encoding co-chaperone GroES produces the protein MRKGRKELIVVGDRVLIRLEDGEERSKVGLYLPATAVDSQAVQGGRIVATGPGTPLPEVTDHLDEPWRITGQKETRHIPMQAQVGDYALFFRKAAVEITFENERYLVVPQAALLALSRE, from the coding sequence ATGCGAAAGGGACGCAAGGAACTGATCGTCGTCGGCGACCGCGTGCTCATCCGCCTCGAGGACGGCGAGGAGCGCAGCAAGGTCGGGCTGTACCTTCCCGCCACGGCGGTGGACAGCCAGGCCGTGCAGGGCGGGCGCATCGTGGCCACCGGCCCGGGTACGCCGCTGCCGGAGGTCACGGACCACCTCGACGAACCCTGGCGCATCACCGGGCAGAAGGAGACGCGGCACATCCCGATGCAGGCGCAGGTCGGCGACTACGCGCTGTTTTTCCGGAAGGCGGCGGTGGAGATCACGTTCGAGAACGAGCGCTACCTCGTGGTGCCGCAGGCGGCGTTGCTCGCCCTGAGCCGCGAGTAA
- a CDS encoding BrxA/BrxB family bacilliredoxin — MYDERMVAPMRAEITQHGVEELRSADAVDKALKETKGTQLVIVNSVCGCSARNMRPAIGMALQHGAAPDHKFTVFAGNDVDATRQARTYFTGYAPSSPSIALLKDGKLVHMIERWQIEGRSAEMIAEELKGAFDKYCVGVTA, encoded by the coding sequence ATGTACGATGAACGGATGGTGGCGCCGATGCGCGCCGAGATCACGCAGCACGGGGTCGAGGAGCTCCGTAGCGCCGACGCGGTGGACAAGGCGCTCAAGGAGACCAAGGGCACGCAGTTGGTGATCGTGAACTCGGTCTGCGGCTGCTCGGCGCGCAATATGCGCCCGGCCATCGGAATGGCGTTGCAGCACGGCGCGGCGCCAGACCACAAGTTCACGGTCTTCGCCGGCAATGACGTGGACGCCACGCGGCAGGCCCGCACGTACTTCACCGGCTACGCGCCGAGCTCGCCATCCATCGCGCTGCTCAAGGACGGCAAGCTGGTGCATATGATCGAGCGCTGGCAGATCGAGGGCCGCTCGGCCGAGATGATCGCCGAGGAGCTGAAAGGAGCGTTCGACAAGTACTGTGTTGGGGTGACTGCGTAG
- a CDS encoding ABC transporter permease: MAKLWTVIKREYLERVRTVWFIIVTLVGPLFFGVIMVLPGYLSMKGMREARTTSLTIVDATGAGLGQRVAERLALPGLDSGSDAQRLARVDTVAPEALAEVEEAMLGAVQRREMNGVLILDPSTLDAGRARYLGRDAGSVGQVEAIEAATRNALIATRLQQAGLATDISNEIARLRVRISAEKITDKGREGSALAATIFGFGVAFLLYLSIILYGQNVLRGVLEEKTTRVAEVVVSSVSPDVLLAGKVIGVGAVGLTQMLVWTASGIAFWTQRARLFEAMGLPALPNLVFPSIDPLVLVALLLFFVLGYTFYASLFAAVGAMVGSMEEAQQASQPVLMMLIFSILFVQPVMTNPTGQLAVTMSWLPFSAPIIMPMRMTATPVPPLEIVGSLLSVALACVAAIWVSARIYRVGLLMYGKRPSVKELVRWIRQS; encoded by the coding sequence ATGGCTAAGCTCTGGACAGTCATCAAGCGCGAGTACCTCGAGCGCGTCCGCACGGTGTGGTTCATCATCGTGACGCTGGTGGGGCCGTTGTTCTTCGGCGTCATTATGGTCCTGCCGGGCTACCTCTCGATGAAGGGGATGCGCGAGGCGCGCACCACCAGCCTCACCATCGTGGATGCCACCGGTGCCGGACTCGGCCAACGCGTGGCCGAACGCCTCGCCCTGCCCGGGCTCGACAGCGGCAGCGACGCCCAGCGCCTCGCGCGCGTGGACACGGTCGCGCCGGAGGCGCTCGCGGAAGTCGAGGAAGCGATGCTCGGCGCCGTGCAGCGGCGCGAGATGAACGGCGTGCTCATTCTCGACCCATCCACGCTGGACGCCGGCCGGGCGCGCTACCTCGGCCGCGATGCGGGCTCGGTGGGCCAAGTGGAGGCGATCGAAGCCGCCACCCGCAATGCCCTCATCGCCACGCGCCTGCAACAAGCCGGCCTTGCGACCGACATCTCGAACGAGATCGCACGACTGCGCGTGCGCATCAGCGCCGAGAAGATCACCGACAAGGGGCGCGAAGGGTCGGCGCTGGCGGCGACGATCTTCGGCTTCGGCGTGGCATTCCTGCTCTATCTCAGCATCATCCTTTACGGCCAGAACGTGCTGCGCGGCGTACTCGAGGAGAAGACGACGCGCGTAGCCGAAGTGGTGGTCTCAAGCGTGAGCCCAGACGTTCTGCTCGCCGGCAAGGTCATTGGCGTCGGCGCCGTGGGCCTCACGCAGATGCTCGTCTGGACGGCCAGCGGCATCGCCTTCTGGACGCAGCGGGCGCGCTTGTTCGAAGCGATGGGGCTCCCTGCCCTGCCCAACCTCGTCTTTCCGAGCATCGACCCGCTGGTGCTGGTCGCGCTGCTCTTGTTCTTCGTCCTCGGCTACACCTTCTACGCCTCGCTCTTCGCCGCGGTCGGCGCGATGGTCGGCAGTATGGAGGAAGCGCAGCAGGCCAGCCAGCCGGTGCTGATGATGCTCATCTTCAGCATCCTCTTCGTGCAGCCGGTGATGACCAACCCCACCGGCCAACTGGCGGTGACGATGAGCTGGCTGCCCTTCTCAGCGCCGATCATTATGCCGATGCGGATGACGGCCACGCCGGTGCCGCCGCTGGAGATCGTCGGGTCGCTGCTGTCAGTCGCGCTGGCCTGCGTCGCCGCCATCTGGGTGTCGGCGCGCATCTACCGCGTCGGCTTGCTGATGTACGGCAAGCGGCCGAGCGTCAAGGAACTGGTGCGCTGGATTCGGCAGAGCTGA
- a CDS encoding ATP-binding cassette domain-containing protein produces the protein MPNLAIELRGVRKHYAGHVAVRQLDLAVPRGTVYGLLGSNGAGKTTTIRMILNVIAPDAGQITLLGLPNTDPAVLDRLGYLPEERGLYKKMSVRDVLRFLAELKGVRGKDADRRIDEWLERLTLRTAEKDWGKSKVEELSRGMQQKVQFIGTLLHDPELVILDEPFSGLDPINAQALKDTVVELRRRGKTVIFSTHLMDNAERLCDAVCIIARGDKVLDGSLAQVKAENAGRTVALAIDGGATPAVMQVLADRALVERVDDHSRYFEVELTPTGDAQLLLQRLVAAGAAIQRFERVQPSLHQIFLQRVGATGVEEGMSGNG, from the coding sequence ATGCCCAACCTCGCCATCGAGCTCCGCGGCGTCCGCAAGCACTACGCCGGCCACGTCGCCGTCCGCCAGCTCGACCTCGCCGTCCCGCGCGGCACCGTCTACGGCCTCCTCGGCTCCAACGGCGCCGGCAAGACCACCACCATCCGGATGATCCTCAACGTGATCGCGCCCGATGCGGGCCAAATCACGCTGCTCGGACTCCCCAATACCGACCCCGCCGTCCTCGACCGGCTCGGATACCTCCCCGAGGAGCGCGGCCTCTACAAGAAGATGTCGGTGCGCGACGTCCTGCGGTTCCTCGCCGAACTCAAGGGCGTGCGCGGCAAGGATGCCGACCGCCGCATCGACGAGTGGCTCGAGCGCCTCACGCTGCGCACAGCCGAGAAGGATTGGGGTAAGAGCAAGGTCGAAGAGCTTTCGCGCGGGATGCAGCAGAAGGTGCAGTTCATCGGCACGCTGCTGCACGACCCGGAGCTGGTGATCCTCGACGAGCCGTTCAGCGGCCTCGACCCGATCAACGCCCAGGCCCTCAAGGACACGGTGGTCGAGCTGCGGCGCCGCGGCAAGACGGTGATCTTCTCGACCCATCTGATGGACAACGCCGAGCGTCTCTGCGACGCGGTGTGCATCATCGCGCGGGGCGACAAGGTGCTCGATGGCAGCCTGGCGCAGGTGAAGGCGGAGAACGCGGGCCGCACCGTCGCGTTGGCAATCGACGGCGGCGCGACGCCCGCCGTGATGCAGGTACTCGCTGACCGCGCGCTGGTCGAGCGCGTGGACGACCACTCGCGTTACTTCGAAGTCGAGCTCACGCCCACAGGCGACGCGCAGCTGCTGCTGCAGCGCCTCGTGGCGGCCGGTGCGGCCATCCAGCGCTTCGAGCGCGTGCAGCCCTCGTTGCACCAGATCTTCCTGCAGCGCGTCGGCGCCACCGGCGTTGAGGAGGGAATGAGCGGAAATGGCTAA